TTCAGTTTCCCTAGTGAGCAAGGGAATAATTTTTGTGAACTCTATGAATGAGCCTGGCCATCCATGAAGAAGCAGCAACGgtaaaacttttttgtttttcatcaatTCTTTACTGGGAGCAGCGGTAAAATGTGAGTTTTACAAGATGTTACCTCGTTTAGTTTAACTTTGATGAATTCTTAAATGTACACCATAAGAGTACACAGAAGTACATTTTTATCAAAACGAGATTGAGATTTATTTTGcttatcaaaatttaaaagtcAACTGAGTACAATTTTTCACCATGATCAATCATCATTTGCGTTAGATTTACTACAGAATGGAAATAAAGGGGATGCAAATACAGATCATGGCGGAATCTTTGTTGTAAGCAGTCAAATTGCTTTAATCGTCGGTTCAAGGTTTCGTGCCTTGCTAAAAcctgttttttcttcccatCATTGTTTCCGTTAGGGAAATCAAAAAAGTTTGGGTCGTTGTAACCGCGATCGGCAATGGCTTTCTCTCCTTCTCTAAGACCGAAAATAAAGACATCTCGGGCTAGCCTAAGATCTGACCATTCGCCACAGGGAAGTCCGCCGTAAGCCCAAACAATGTCTCCGGTTCGGATACAAATGGCTAGTTTGTATCTAAGACCGAGACCATGAAATTTATGGGAGTACCATTTGGGGTTGAATGGCGATGGCTCCATGATTCTGAAATCTACTCCATCAATAGATACCAGAATGTTGGAG
This sequence is a window from Daphnia magna isolate NIES linkage group LG7, ASM2063170v1.1, whole genome shotgun sequence. Protein-coding genes within it:
- the LOC116925954 gene encoding uncharacterized protein LOC116925954; this encodes MASAETFWRLGHNITKHDVDGSIALGYRKFRSFFGTSPSVCAAAYDNLSHVRPIKSRPEHLLWTLLHLKHYATEHISSALVGVSEKTFRKWCHIFIRLLAKMPVIEWENRFHRALRGSNILVSIDGVDFRIMEPSPFNPKWYSHKFHGLGLRYKLAICIRTGDIVWAYGGLPCGEWSDLRLARDVFIFGLREGEKAIADRGYNDPNFFDFPNGNNDGKKKQVLARHETLNRRLKQFDCLQQRFRHDLYLHPLYFHSVVNLTQMMIDHGEKLYSVDF